In a single window of the Cydia splendana chromosome 20, ilCydSple1.2, whole genome shotgun sequence genome:
- the LOC134800948 gene encoding peroxisome biogenesis factor 10, which produces MALPTAQPAEVLRAWQKDDHYEKQLAGSMARLMPSNHASKAVPISSLLYKSFTTLNDLQTLGEEYSGIVQVDETYLKLPTFGNRLLSILLSAFGENLTRKVLRYAETAVEQNATLKPAVQNSLVVLFKAVANMLPQFESIHRALCYISGGPIQLGKTASGIDYVQVRPAAAAYYAHLRLLGMVTLLHAFVSCGQSVYQAKRHMDQMREFPNEVDSNKSCVACLEEIVQPCVLPCGHIFCMECSYGALETCALCRTPFLKNSVVPLMNYSP; this is translated from the coding sequence ATGGCTTTGCCGACTGCCCAACCAGCGGAGGTCCTGAGAGCGTGGCAGAAAGACGACCACTATGAGAAACAACTTGCGGGATCTATGGCTAGGCTTATGCCTTCAAATCACGCATCTAAAGCCGTTCCCATATCTTCCCTGCTATATAAATCGTTCACTACGCTAAACGATTTGCAGACTCTCGGCGAAGAATACTCCGGAATCGTTCAAGTGGACGAAACGTACCTTAAACTCCCAACATTCGGCAATAGACTTCTCAGCATCTTGTTATCGGCGTTTGGTGAAAATTTGACAAGAAAGGTACTTCGCTACGCTGAAACTGCCGTTGAACAAAATGCTACGTTAAAACCTGCGGTCCAAAACTCGCTCGTAGTGTTGTTTAAAGCTGTGGCTAATATGTTGCCGCAGTTTGAAAGCATACACAGAGCTCTGTGCTATATTAGTGGTGGGCCTATACAACTTGGGAAGACCGCTTCAGGGATTGATTATGTCCAAGTTAGACCAGCTGCTGCAGCATACTATGCTCATTTAAGGTTATTAGGTATGGTAACACTACTGCATGCTTTTGTTTCTTGTGGTCAGAGTGTTTACCAGGCTAAGAGACACATGGACCAAATGAGAGAGTTTCCCAATGAAGTTGATAGCAACAAATCCTGTGTAGCATGCTTGGAAGAGATAGTTCAGCCTTGTGTGCTGCCTTGCGgacatattttttgtatggagtgcAGTTATGGAGCGTTGGAAACATGTGCATTATGCCGCACACCATTTTTAAAGAATAGTGTTGTGCCTCTTATGAACTATTCTCCATGA